In one window of Verrucomicrobiota bacterium DNA:
- the proC gene encoding pyrroline-5-carboxylate reductase: MPETLRIGFLGAGKMAGALAQGFLRAGLAAPDRLWASDPYESARRQFAELTQGQATESNGEVASQSDILILAVKPDQAESVLGGIKERIEPKHLVISIAAGVRLSKLEAALGGSPRVVRVMPNTPALVGASATGFALGSHARAGDAQTVERLFSAVGIALAVKESLLDAVTGLSGSGPAYACLMIEALSDGGVAAGLSRDTATKLAVQTLLGTAKMVLETGQHPGVLKDMVTSPGGTTIEGLHELEKGGLRAALMNAVRAASEKSKRLGQS, encoded by the coding sequence GCGCGGGCAAAATGGCCGGCGCGCTGGCCCAAGGTTTCCTCCGCGCCGGGCTCGCTGCCCCGGATCGGCTCTGGGCCAGTGATCCCTATGAATCCGCCCGCCGCCAGTTCGCCGAACTGACCCAGGGCCAGGCCACCGAATCCAATGGCGAGGTCGCAAGCCAAAGCGACATCTTGATTCTCGCCGTAAAACCCGACCAAGCCGAGTCCGTGCTGGGCGGAATCAAAGAAAGGATCGAGCCGAAACACCTGGTCATTTCCATCGCGGCCGGCGTCCGTCTCTCGAAACTCGAGGCGGCCCTCGGAGGTAGTCCACGGGTCGTCCGGGTCATGCCCAACACCCCCGCGCTCGTCGGAGCTTCTGCCACCGGCTTTGCTCTGGGCAGCCACGCCCGCGCCGGGGATGCACAGACCGTCGAACGACTGTTCAGCGCGGTTGGAATCGCCCTGGCGGTCAAGGAATCCCTGCTCGATGCCGTGACCGGATTGAGCGGGAGCGGTCCCGCCTACGCATGCCTCATGATCGAGGCTCTCAGCGACGGCGGCGTCGCGGCCGGCCTCAGCCGCGACACCGCAACCAAGCTGGCCGTGCAAACGCTGCTCGGAACCGCAAAAATGGTTTTGGAAACCGGACAGCACCCTGGTGTGTTAAAGGACATGGTGACCAGCCCCGGCGGCACCACGATTGAAGGGCTGCACGAACTCGAAAAAGGCGGACTGCGGGCCGCATTGATGAATGCCGTTCGCGCCGCCTCAGAAAAATCAAAGCGCCTCGGCCAAAGCTAA